In the Fibrobacter succinogenes genome, AAAACCTGGCGGGATTCGGACTTTTCAAAGTTCGTAGCGTAAGCGCCAACTTCGGCCGTGGTGAAAACCACGAACTGACCAGCGTAAGACGGGTCGGTCAAAATCTGCTTGTAGCCAGCCATACCGGTGTTGAACACGGCTTCGCCTACGGTATCTTTCTTTTCGCCAAAGGCGTAACCGTGGAATACGGCTCCGTCAGCCAAGGCTATAAAAGCCTTGCGCTCGCGCTTTGCTTTCCATTGAAATTTTTCGTTCATGATTTACTCGTTGCTAGAATGTAAAAAGCGGTTGTTTCCACGCCATCATCCTGAGTGAAGTGCGTAGCACAAAAACGAAGGATCCAGGGCTGAATATAACTGGATTCTTCGCTTCGCTCAGAAAGACGATGCAGTGTACAATAAAAAAGGCAAAAGCTAAATGCCTTTGCCTTAAAATTAAAACTCTTAAAAAAATGAATAGTCTTGTTGAAAACCGAAACCCAACCGACCTTTTTGTGGGCCGAGACTGCTTGCTTGAAGGCGAGCTCGAAGTCAACAAGTTCCATTCTTTTCATCGGGGTGAAATTATAGTAAAATGACAGGCCCGCGACAATCCATTATTTTTGAAAAATTTCAAGGGATTATACAATTTTTGTAAAACACTTTTGAGGTTTGGAAAAGAAATGTAAAAGACGAAAATCAATCAGTCTAATTCAACTCTATTGACTAGTTTCAAAAAATGATTTAAAAGTCTTTATCGACTTTTCTTATTCAAATTTTTAGCATACGTTCCTTTGATTTGTAATGTTTTTATATAATTTTAGTAATTTTAATAAAAAGAGAGGGGGCGTCTACAATTTTGTTTTTGCGACTCGATTGATTCCAGACGTTTTTCTATAGACGAATTTTCAAATTTAAAGGAAGAAGGGAAAATGAAATTGCAAAGACAAATTGCAAAAGCTCATGTAGCACTGGCTTTGCCTGTTGCACTGTGTATGGCAGCAAACGGGTGGAGTGCAAAGAAGGATACCGACTATATTGATGAAAATGGTGTATCCGCAAAAATGAACTGTACATTGATAGATGCTAGTCTTCTTAGCACAGCAACACTTAATAATAGCGCATCTTGCTTTGTCGTTGAAGATACATTAGAGTACAATGGACACCTTCGCCTTATAAACGACAACGTTACGTTTATTATTGCAGATAAAGCAAAATTCACTATTAATTATAATAGTAGTGATAAAAACACTCATGCCATGGATGTATTGCACAATCTTAAAATTTTCGGACAGAAAAATCAGGCCGGTTCTCTAATTGTGAATGAAACGGGTACTAGTTATAGTAGAGGGTTAAGTGCGGGTGGTACGCTCCAAATTTACGGAGGTCATGTCATAGCCACCTCCAATGCCAGAGACGCTATCTGGGCCAACAATAATATTGATATCTATGGAGGCAGTGTTTCTGCAATTTATAACGGGACCGGCAACTATGACGGTATCGAATCAGAATCTGGAAATATCAACATCAACTGGGTCAATAGCTTGTATGCAAGCTCCTACTCCGGTAACCTGAAGATCGCCGATGGGCTTACACTCAAGGACGAAGGTACCGGCGAATATTCAAACAGCACCACAGGCATTAATGCAGCCATCAAAGGCAAAACACTCACGCCAACAGATTACCTTGTGCAATTTGTTACAAACGCCGATAATTCCAAGCGAGCAATCATCGATGGAGAATCCTCTAGTACACTCAATATACCTTCAGCAACCGATGTCGTTTCCATCGACTTCAACCGAACTTTTACAGCGGGAAAACCATCCACAATCGTATTGCCGTTCAGCCTACCACCAAATACAACAACCAATGCAAAGTTCTTTTATTTAAAAGAAGTCGTTCAAGTGGAAAATACTTGCGCATGGAACGCAACAGTTACAAACATCACTATCGATGACAAAGTCCCCGATATTCCGCAGGCAAATACGCCTTATGTGGTCGTACTGAACGATGGTGGCAAATTGACTTTCGATTTGGGTGGAGAAACAGCAACATTTGCAACAACGACTAATCTAGTAACAAATCCTACAACGACAGTTTCTGACGGGAAATGGAGCTTTATCGGAGTCTATTCTTTCAAGGAATGGAAAGAAAACGATGAAGATCTCGGTTTAGCTTATGCTTTTGCAGGTAGTAACGAAAACAATATTAAGCAAGGTAAATTCGGGAAAATTGCGATTGCCGAAGATGCCGAAACAACAGGTTATCCCTTTGCTAATCCCTTCCGCGCCTACCTTAAAAAAAGAGATAGCAACGTAAAGCTTCAATGCCCACAGGCTGTTTTAGGACGAAATTCAGCTCAGTATAGCATAGGCCACACATCCGAATCAATCGACGTTCTGTTTGAGAACGAAACCGAAAATGGCGAAAAAACAACGTTCATGGCGCGCATGAACACCCGCACAGGTGAATTCACAATGCTACCGAACTACGATGCCAAAGGGCGTAAAATAGCGGCGCCCAAAGTTCGTGGTGCTTATTACGGCAAAAAAGTTTTAAAAAGCAAGGATGTACAATGAGTAAAATCGAACGAAAAAAAGAGTATGCTAAACCGCAGATGTCTGTGCTCGAATTTGAACAAGAAGATCCTTTGTTATGCTGTTCCGGCAATGATGATGAAATAGGAGTCACATTTGAAGACCAAAATCCATAAAGCGTATACAGCTCCAAAAATGAATCTGATTGTTTTAAAGCAACAATCTATATTGCTGTATAGTAGCGACTCAACACCCCAAATTAATCATGGAATAGGAATGCTTCCGGTCGAAAAACCGTATTGCGGATAACCATTCTAAAACAAATAAAAAACAGGGCGAACAATGTTCGTCCTGTTTTTAAATACGCAGTTGTAATTACTACTTCACAACTTTATAGGTCTTGTCGCCAACGATGACGAGGAAGTTGCCTCTGCTGCCAAAGCGGATTTCTTGCATTGCAGAAGTAGTCTTCGAAGCCTTGAGCACGCGGCCGTTGAGGTCGGTGACTGCAAACTTGCTACCCATCGGAGCGTTTTCGATAACGATAGAGCTGTTCGTGGACCAAACTCTTACAGCGTTGTTCAACTGAACCTTCGCAGAAATAGCGTTTGTTTTCGGCTTTGCATTCACCTTGTAGAGCTTGCAAGATTCAAATGCATAGAACGTGGTATCATTGTCGATTTTCACGCCGCAGTATTCGTTTGCTTCAACAGATTTTTCTTCAACATCCGGCTTCGGCTTCCAAATCTTGAACGTTCCACTCAAGTGGAGCATGGCGAGGTAGTGCACCAAGCCATCGTAATAGCGGTACTGACCCGTCATGAGGTTTCCATCCCAAGCCATCTTGAGATTCTTCTTGACGGCGTCATTATACTTTGGATTGTTGATCAAAGCCATAGCAGCAACGGCATTTGCGCCGGTTTCGCCAAGCGTGTACTGTTCCTGCGGATTGGAGCCGTCCCAGTTGAAACGAGCGTGCTTGTAGCCATCCTTTTCAAAGAAATCGATGATGCGGCGGGCCATTTCTTCTTGGCGTGCAGAATCAGCACCAAAAAGGTAGTAGTCCATACCGAAGTTCATAGCGCAACGCATGGCATCGTACATGTACTTTTCGGCATTGCCGTTGTAGCTTACGCCGTGCGGAGTACCGTCGAAGTTGTTGTAATCCGAGAACAAGCCGGACTTCGTGTTGGAGGATTTGTACAAGTGATCGCGCGTTGCCTTTGCAGCCTTGGTCCACTTATCCTGGTTGGTGGTGGACCAGCGAGCGAAAAGATCAACGTAAGCCGGCAAGTCATAAGACGGGTCGGAGAAGTTGTTTTCGTTGCCCTGCGGCTGGAATGTAATCACGTAATGTTGCGGGTTGAAAAGGCTGTGCTGGCCGTTGTCCCACATTTTCTTCAAAATATACTGGGCGTCGTCCATGTACTTGCTGTCGTTCCAGCGGTTCGCTGCAAAGAGGAGCGACATCATAAAATACATTTCGCCATCCGGTGCGCAGTTGTCGTCACCGCCGGAACCGCTTTCATTGCGCTGCCAAGCGAAGTAGCCATCCCAGCCACCGCTCTTGTGCCACATGTGGTTCTTAGCCCAGTTCCAGAGTTTGTCGAATTCCTCTTTGTGGCCGGTCTGCACGGCAATCATCATACCGTAAGACATACCTTCGGAACGGACGTCTCTGTTGTTCACGTCGAGAATGTAAGCTTCGTTGCCCTTGTCGTAATAGACCTTGGAGTTGTTGTCGCCCTTAAAATAGTGGTTCCACAACTTATCCATTTTTTCCTGGATTTCTTCGTCGGTCTTGCCCAAGATGGTCTTGAACGGGCTTTCGTAATTA is a window encoding:
- a CDS encoding glycosyl hydrolase family 8, yielding MKKTIFSLSLALLLGPSVINAADFTGNFFDDKGAYYGPDCDKEKNYSGAYYTGNYESPFKTILGKTDEEIQEKMDKLWNHYFKGDNNSKVYYDKGNEAYILDVNNRDVRSEGMSYGMMIAVQTGHKEEFDKLWNWAKNHMWHKSGGWDGYFAWQRNESGSGGDDNCAPDGEMYFMMSLLFAANRWNDSKYMDDAQYILKKMWDNGQHSLFNPQHYVITFQPQGNENNFSDPSYDLPAYVDLFARWSTTNQDKWTKAAKATRDHLYKSSNTKSGLFSDYNNFDGTPHGVSYNGNAEKYMYDAMRCAMNFGMDYYLFGADSARQEEMARRIIDFFEKDGYKHARFNWDGSNPQEQYTLGETGANAVAAMALINNPKYNDAVKKNLKMAWDGNLMTGQYRYYDGLVHYLAMLHLSGTFKIWKPKPDVEEKSVEANEYCGVKIDNDTTFYAFESCKLYKVNAKPKTNAISAKVQLNNAVRVWSTNSSIVIENAPMGSKFAVTDLNGRVLKASKTTSAMQEIRFGSRGNFLVIVGDKTYKVVK